From the genome of Brevibacterium sp. JSBI002, one region includes:
- a CDS encoding vWA domain-containing protein produces MIFDPVFTWFGWGFIVLALLTVCIIPAIRGDGARWKWFARMGVVAVLAIALARPGIPIKSSTEEYEARADVYFVVDVTTSMAAEDFDGDDTRLAGVKKDMLELADAFPGTRLSIITFASTAATVMPLTTDHAAFASAVDVLAPESSMNSRGSSITEAGEELDKRMTSNDEDRPENKNVVFYFGDGEQTVSESPESWSPFASRIDSGAVFGYGTDQGGKMRDSQPFGYGSGVGDPGNAPGIGDPDDPDDDQAPPEYIQDRNGNPGISKIDEGNLRQIASDLGVDYHHRDGNGAISSVYTAPKYDQALVKKDGRVTVDEYYWVPLILVFAWIAVELVFGVREYLRLKAITPKRPRRGGPPGPGGPFGPGGPPGPSGSVPYQPVPHLGGPR; encoded by the coding sequence ATGATCTTCGATCCCGTCTTCACCTGGTTCGGCTGGGGCTTCATCGTCCTCGCCCTGCTCACCGTGTGCATCATCCCCGCCATCCGCGGCGACGGAGCACGCTGGAAATGGTTCGCCCGCATGGGTGTCGTCGCCGTGCTCGCAATAGCACTGGCACGCCCCGGGATCCCCATCAAATCCTCGACCGAGGAGTACGAGGCACGAGCCGATGTGTACTTCGTCGTCGACGTCACGACGTCGATGGCCGCCGAGGACTTCGACGGGGACGACACCCGCCTCGCGGGGGTCAAGAAGGACATGCTCGAACTCGCCGACGCCTTCCCCGGCACCCGGCTGAGCATCATCACCTTCGCTTCGACCGCAGCCACTGTGATGCCGCTGACGACCGATCACGCCGCCTTTGCCTCCGCCGTCGACGTCCTCGCACCCGAATCATCCATGAATTCCAGAGGCTCATCGATCACCGAGGCCGGTGAGGAGCTCGATAAGCGGATGACCTCGAACGATGAGGACCGCCCGGAGAACAAGAACGTCGTGTTCTACTTCGGCGACGGTGAGCAGACCGTATCGGAGTCCCCGGAGTCGTGGTCGCCCTTCGCCTCCCGCATCGACAGCGGCGCCGTCTTCGGATACGGCACCGATCAAGGCGGGAAGATGCGCGACAGTCAGCCGTTCGGCTACGGGTCCGGTGTCGGTGACCCCGGCAATGCGCCCGGCATCGGCGACCCCGATGACCCTGATGACGATCAGGCGCCGCCCGAGTACATACAGGACCGCAACGGCAATCCGGGGATCTCGAAGATCGACGAGGGCAACCTGCGCCAGATCGCCTCGGACCTCGGCGTCGACTACCACCACCGGGACGGAAACGGCGCGATCTCCAGCGTCTACACCGCCCCGAAATACGATCAGGCCCTGGTGAAGAAGGACGGCCGGGTCACCGTCGACGAATACTATTGGGTCCCGCTCATCCTCGTCTTCGCGTGGATCGCCGTGGAGCTCGTCTTCGGAGTCCGCGAATACCTTCGCCTCAAAGCGATCACCCCCAAGCGCCCTCGCCGAGGCGGCCCACCCGGTCCCGGAGGTCCGTTTGGTCCCGGAGGCCCACCCGGTCCCAGCGGATCGGTCCCCTACCAGCCCGTGCCCCACCTGGGAGGTCCGCGATGA
- the nrdH gene encoding glutaredoxin-like protein NrdH, with product MITVYTKPACVQCNATYRALDAKGLKYKSVDLSVDENALDVVKAMGYMQAPVVVTDNDHWSGFRPDKIATLTGEQSASVVA from the coding sequence ATGATCACCGTGTACACCAAGCCAGCTTGCGTCCAGTGCAACGCCACCTACCGTGCTCTCGACGCCAAGGGCCTGAAGTACAAGTCGGTGGATCTCAGCGTCGACGAGAACGCCCTCGACGTCGTCAAGGCCATGGGCTACATGCAGGCTCCCGTCGTCGTCACCGACAACGATCACTGGTCGGGCTTCCGTCCGGACAAGATCGCCACCCTGACCGGCGAACAGTCTGCGTCCGTCGTGGCCTGA
- the nrdI gene encoding class Ib ribonucleoside-diphosphate reductase assembly flavoprotein NrdI: MLLVYFSANSEYTHRFVAKLRHPAVRLPTLTKEPTLRVDEPFVLVTPTYGAGRNRGAVPKQVIKFLNVEENRRHLVGVIGAGNTNFGMDYCRAAFKVAAKCQVPLMYRVELLGTQEDVDAVNLGLDKLCASSLKTAM; this comes from the coding sequence ATGCTGCTGGTCTACTTCTCCGCCAACTCCGAGTACACGCACCGCTTCGTCGCGAAGCTGCGTCACCCGGCAGTGCGGTTGCCGACGTTGACCAAGGAGCCGACGCTGCGAGTGGATGAGCCATTCGTTCTCGTCACCCCCACCTATGGGGCCGGTCGCAATCGTGGGGCTGTTCCGAAACAAGTCATCAAGTTCCTCAATGTCGAAGAGAACCGGCGCCATCTGGTCGGTGTCATCGGCGCCGGAAACACGAACTTCGGCATGGACTACTGCCGCGCGGCCTTCAAGGTCGCGGCAAAGTGTCAAGTACCCCTCATGTATCGAGTCGAACTCCTGGGCACTCAGGAAGATGTCGACGCTGTCAACCTAGGATTGGACAAACTGTGCGCGAGCTCGCTGAAGACCGCAATGTAG
- a CDS encoding DUF58 domain-containing protein, with product MTVLLNRIKARMTIHAHRRTRRLLDGDYSSVFHGHSLDFDDLRDYIPGDEIRDIDWKATARHTEPLVKRYVAHRRHILGLVVDTSRNFDAVTSAGADKRHLAILMAGMVGYLAVRHADDVMLIHGNAGHTTASPRKGSEAHLEHLLQQILAETGSDSPGSINTQLQWITSHINHRMLLVVISDQAPLGPEAEATIRRLRAQHEVLWITITDADLAGLPPASAPFDVARPDHGLPTSVMTKPEVRQEFALAEAARGQQRIDLLAKLGIAHIEIDHPKSALGRLHTLLLRHRRGPR from the coding sequence ATGACTGTCCTGCTCAACCGAATCAAGGCGCGGATGACCATCCACGCCCATCGGCGGACCCGGCGCCTCCTCGACGGCGACTACTCCTCGGTCTTCCACGGCCACAGCCTCGACTTCGACGATCTGCGCGACTACATCCCCGGCGACGAAATCCGCGACATCGATTGGAAAGCCACCGCCAGGCACACAGAACCCCTGGTCAAACGCTATGTCGCTCACCGTCGGCACATCCTCGGCCTCGTCGTCGACACCTCCCGGAACTTCGACGCCGTGACCTCCGCCGGAGCCGACAAACGCCACCTGGCCATCCTCATGGCCGGGATGGTCGGCTACCTCGCCGTCCGCCACGCCGACGACGTCATGCTCATCCACGGAAACGCCGGTCACACCACCGCTTCCCCGCGGAAAGGCAGCGAGGCCCACCTCGAGCACCTCCTGCAGCAGATCCTCGCCGAGACCGGCAGCGACTCCCCCGGGTCGATCAACACCCAGCTGCAGTGGATCACCAGCCATATCAACCATCGGATGCTGTTGGTCGTCATCTCCGATCAAGCTCCGCTGGGACCGGAGGCCGAAGCGACGATCCGTCGGCTGCGCGCCCAACATGAGGTCCTGTGGATCACGATCACCGACGCGGACCTCGCAGGACTGCCGCCCGCCTCGGCGCCGTTCGACGTCGCCCGACCCGACCATGGACTGCCTACCTCGGTGATGACGAAACCCGAGGTCCGACAGGAGTTCGCCCTCGCCGAGGCGGCCCGCGGTCAGCAGCGCATCGACCTTCTCGCCAAGTTGGGCATCGCCCACATCGAAATCGACCATCCGAAGTCGGCCCTCGGCCGACTGCACACACTTCTGCTGAGGCACCGCCGTGGGCCCCGCTGA
- a CDS encoding vWA domain-containing protein: MVLMFWWLALILLALAAAAVFWFRRPKTTESSLAVAHSGRMTSLPSFRRAMRRRLVTTVALLGVIVLTGLSALAGVARPAWVETVNPERKMRDVMLCLDVSGSMLGYDADLLESYQELVDRFDGERIGLTVFNATAVSAFPLTDDYDMVQNYLAEAEEGFRTWGAEGTDYSWSTSPPNIGGSSLIGDGLVSCVDNFDRQDEDRSRSIIFATDNMLAGEPLFELNEAADIAVDAKVRVYSLSPPSVLTTTQTKELRSVSDRTGGEQFDMGSASTIDRIVEEIQSQEAANTPGRSYTIVHDMPVVPLALAVFGLVGVFVLAWRTKS; encoded by the coding sequence ATGGTCCTGATGTTCTGGTGGCTGGCGCTCATCCTGCTGGCACTCGCCGCAGCCGCAGTCTTCTGGTTCCGCCGGCCGAAGACGACGGAGTCCTCGTTGGCCGTGGCCCACAGTGGACGGATGACGAGCCTGCCGAGTTTCCGCAGGGCCATGCGCAGACGGCTGGTGACCACGGTCGCCCTCCTCGGCGTCATCGTCCTCACCGGGCTGTCAGCACTGGCGGGAGTCGCGCGTCCGGCTTGGGTGGAGACGGTCAACCCGGAGCGGAAGATGCGCGATGTCATGCTCTGCCTCGATGTGTCCGGGTCGATGCTCGGCTACGACGCCGACCTGCTCGAGTCCTACCAGGAGCTCGTCGACCGCTTCGACGGCGAACGCATCGGCCTGACCGTCTTCAATGCCACCGCGGTCTCCGCATTCCCGCTCACAGACGACTACGACATGGTCCAGAACTACCTCGCCGAGGCCGAGGAGGGGTTCCGCACCTGGGGTGCAGAGGGCACCGACTACTCGTGGTCGACCTCTCCGCCGAATATCGGCGGCTCCTCACTCATCGGCGACGGCCTCGTCAGCTGCGTCGACAACTTCGACCGACAGGACGAGGACCGGTCCCGGTCGATCATCTTCGCCACGGACAATATGCTCGCCGGTGAGCCGCTCTTCGAGCTCAACGAAGCCGCCGATATCGCCGTCGACGCGAAAGTCCGCGTCTACAGCCTCTCCCCTCCCTCGGTGCTGACGACCACTCAGACGAAGGAGCTGCGGTCCGTGTCCGACCGTACCGGCGGCGAACAGTTCGACATGGGTTCGGCCTCGACGATCGACCGCATCGTCGAGGAGATCCAGAGCCAGGAAGCGGCGAACACCCCCGGCCGTTCGTACACCATCGTCCACGATATGCCGGTGGTTCCGCTCGCACTCGCCGTCTTCGGCCTCGTCGGAGTGTTCGTGCTGGCGTGGAGGACGAAATCATGA
- a CDS encoding AAA family ATPase, with product MTATAPANTQEIAHAQTILKALESYLDHFVVGQQRLRESLLIGLLSSGHLLLESVPGLAKTTAAAALANAVAGKFSRIQCTPDLLPADIIGSQIYNAHEGSFSTVLGPVHANIVLLDEINRSSAKTQSAMLEAMQEKQTTIGGKRFDLPRPFLVMATQNPIEQEGTYQLPEAQLDRFMIKDLLTHPNPGEEVEILSRLDSGVFDKDSVPDPACSLDDVVTMQSYARTVYIDPAITRYLVELVHATRNTTKYLGRFAPFIEYGASPRASIAFTNAGRALAMIRGRNYVIPEDIKDLAHRVLAHRIQLNFEAAAENITSAQIVDALLMAVPTP from the coding sequence ATGACGGCAACGGCACCGGCGAACACGCAGGAGATCGCTCACGCACAGACGATCCTCAAAGCTCTGGAGTCCTACCTCGACCATTTCGTGGTCGGGCAGCAACGGCTGCGCGAATCCCTGCTCATCGGACTTCTCTCCAGTGGCCACCTGCTGCTGGAGAGCGTGCCGGGACTGGCGAAGACCACGGCGGCCGCGGCTCTGGCCAATGCCGTGGCCGGGAAGTTCTCCCGCATCCAGTGCACCCCGGATCTGCTGCCGGCCGACATCATCGGCTCGCAGATCTACAACGCGCACGAGGGGTCGTTCAGCACCGTGCTCGGTCCGGTGCATGCGAACATCGTCCTCCTCGATGAGATCAACCGGTCGTCAGCGAAGACCCAGTCGGCGATGCTCGAGGCCATGCAGGAGAAGCAGACGACGATCGGCGGCAAACGCTTCGACCTCCCCCGCCCCTTCCTCGTCATGGCCACGCAGAACCCTATCGAGCAGGAGGGCACGTATCAGCTGCCCGAAGCTCAGCTCGACCGATTCATGATCAAGGATCTGCTCACCCACCCGAATCCCGGCGAAGAGGTCGAGATCCTCTCCCGCCTCGACTCCGGGGTCTTCGACAAGGACTCGGTGCCCGATCCGGCCTGCTCGCTCGACGATGTCGTGACCATGCAGAGCTACGCCCGCACCGTCTACATCGACCCGGCCATCACCCGCTACCTCGTCGAACTCGTCCACGCCACCCGCAATACGACGAAGTACCTCGGCCGATTCGCCCCGTTCATCGAATACGGAGCCAGCCCACGTGCCTCCATCGCGTTCACGAACGCCGGCCGGGCGCTGGCGATGATCCGCGGCCGCAACTACGTCATCCCCGAAGACATCAAGGACCTCGCCCACCGAGTGCTGGCCCACCGCATCCAGCTCAACTTCGAAGCCGCCGCCGAGAACATCACGAGTGCCCAGATCGTCGATGCCCTCCTCATGGCAGTGCCCACTCCCTGA